A single window of Narcine bancroftii isolate sNarBan1 chromosome 1, sNarBan1.hap1, whole genome shotgun sequence DNA harbors:
- the LOC138740715 gene encoding zinc finger protein 135-like, whose protein sequence is MSPFQCTVCGKDFKWLSHLMKHQRVHTGERPFTCPECSKGFANSSALLTHQQVHTGERPFTCPECGKCFAYPSALLNHQRVHTGERPFTCPECDKSFAHSSALLTHQRVHTGERPFTCPECGKSFTHSSALLTHQRVHTGERPFTCPECGKSFAQSSALLSHQPVHTGERPFTCPECGKSFARSSTLLTHQWAHKEERPFTCPECGKSFKQSSALLTHQRVHTGERPFTCPECSKSFAHSYTLLSHQRVHTGERPFTCPECSKSFTQSSTLLTHQRVHTGERPFTCPECGKSFAQSSALLSHQRVHTGERPFTCSECSKSFARSSALLSHQRVHTGERPFTCSECGKSFARSSALQSHQRIHTGERPFTCSECGKSFARSSALQSHQRLHTGERPFTCSECGKSFAQSSALLSHQRVHTGKRPFVCSECGKGFTQSSNLLKHQRVHAG, encoded by the coding sequence ATGAGCCCGTTTCAGTGCACCGTCTGCGGGAAGGACTTTAAATGGTTAAGTCATTTAATGAAACACcaacgggtccacactggggagaggcccttcacctgccccgagtgcagCAAGGGCTTTGCAAATTCCTCCgctctgctgacccaccagcaggtccacaccggggagaggcctttcacctgccctgagtgcggcaagTGCTTTGCATATCCCTCCGCTCTGCTgaaccaccagcgggtccacaccggggagaggcccttcacctgccccgaatGTGACAAGAGCTTTGCACATTCCTCTgctctgctgacccaccagcgggtccacaccggggagaggcccttcacctgccccgagtgcggcaAGAGCTTTACTCATTCCTCCgctctgctgacccaccagcgggtccacaccggggagaggcccttcacctgccccgagtgcggcaAGAGCTTTGCACAGTCCTCTGCTCTGCTGAGCCACCAGccggtccacactggggagaggcccttcacctgccctgagtgtggcaagAGCTTTGCACGGTCCTCCACTCTGCTGACCCATCAGTGGGCCCACAAAGAGgaaaggcccttcacctgccccgagtgcggcaAGAGCTTCAAACAGTCCTCTGCTCTGCTGACCCACcaacgggtccacactggggagaggccattcacctgccccgagtgcagCAAGAGTTTTGCACATTCCTACACTCTGTTgagccaccagcgggtccacactggggagaggcccttcacttgCCCTGAGTGCAGCAAGAGCTTCACACAGTCCtccactctgctgacccaccagcgggtccacaccggggagagaccctTTACCTGCCCCGAGTGTGGCAAGAGCTTTGCACAGTCCTCCGCTTTGCTGAGCCACCAGCgtgtccacaccggggagaggcccttcacctgctccgAATGCAGCAAGAGCTTTGCAAGGTCCTCAGCTCTGCTgagccaccagcgggtccacaccggggagaggcccttcacctgctctgAATGCGGCAAGAGCTTTGCACGGTCCTCCGCTCTGCAGAGCCACCAGcggatccacactggggagaggcccttcacctgctccgAATGCGGCAAGAGCTTTGCACGGTCCTCTGCTCTGCAGAGCCACCAGCggctccacactggggagaggcctttCACCTGCTCTGAATGCGGCAAGAGCTTTGCACAGTCCTCCGCTCTGCTGagtcaccagcgggtccacaccgggaaGAGGCCATTCGTCTGTTCTGAGTGCGGGAAGGGGTTCACCCAGTCCTCGAACCTGCTGAAGCACCAGCGAGTCCACGCCGGGTAG